The region TTCTGCAGAAGCCGAAATATTATCCCGGTTCCTGGCATAATTACGGAAACCATCGGCATTTGGTTCTAATGGTTCAAACGCTTCTACATCAGTTTGTTCAGCAGTAGCATCGGTACGTCCCGGTGTAAACGGAACACCAATATCAAAACCTGCATCGGCTGCCGCTTTTTTAATGGCTACACAGCCTCCCAGCACAATAAGATCTGCAATGGAGACCTTTTTATTTCCAGATTGTGCATTATTAAATTCCTTCTGAATACTTTTAAGTTTGGTTATTACCTTCTGCAGCTGCTGCGGATTGTTAACCTCCCAGTGTCTTTGTGGTTCAAGTCTTATACGTGCACCATTAGCTCCACCTCGCTTATCTGAATTTCTAAAAGTAGAAGCCGAGCCCCAGGCAGTAGCTACTAACTGTGAAATCGTTAAACCTGAAGCAAGGATTTTTTTCTTAAACTCAGCTACGTCCTTATCGTTAATTATTTCGTGATCTACCTTTGGTACCGGATCTTGCCAAATAAGTTCTTCTGAAGGAACTTCCGGGCCCAAATAACGAGAAAGCGGTCCCATATCACGGTGTGTTAATTTATACCAGGCTTTAGAAAAAGCTTCAGCAAACTCTTCAGGATTTTCATAGAAATTCCTGGAAATCTTCTCGTATGCAGCATCCTCCTTTAAAGCTAAATCGGTGGTAAGCATAAAAGGGGCATGACTTTTAGAAGGGTCGTGAGCATCTGGTATGGTACCGGTTCCGGCATTATTTTTTGGTTTCCATTGGTAAGCTCCACCGGGTCCTTTAACGCATTCCCAGTCATATTTAAAAAGGTTATCAAAAAAGCTATTACTCCATTTAGTTGGCGTTTGAGTCCAGGCTCCTTCAATTCCACTGGTGATCGTATTTTCGGCATTCCCTTTTCCCATGGTGTTTTTCCAGCCAAGTCCCATTTCTTCAATAGCACTTCCTGCAGGTTCTGCACCTACATATTGCTCTGCATCTCCCGCACCGTGAGTTTTTCCAAAGGTATGGCCACCGGCAATAAGTGCAACCGTTTCATAATCGTTCATCGCCATTCGGCCAAAAGTTTCACGAATATCTTTGGCTGCTCCAATAGGATTGGGATTTCCGTTAGGTCCTTCTGGATTTACATAGATAAGCCCCATGTGCGAAGCTCCTAAGGGGCTTTCCAATTCGTTATTTTCTGAATATCTTTCTTTGTTTCCTAACCATTCACCTTCAGAACCCCAGTAAATATCTTCTTCTGGTTCCCAAATGTCTTCACGGCCACCGCCAAATCCAAAGGTTTCTAATCCCATAGATTCCAGGGCACAGTTTCCGGTAAGAATCATAAGATCTGCCCAGGAAATTTTTCTTCCATATTTTTGTTTAATTGGCCATAGCAAAAGCCTTGCTTTATCTAAGTTAGCGTTATCTGGCCAGCTATTTAGAGGTGTAAAACGTTGTGAACCAGAGCTGGCACCGCCACGCCCATCGCCAATACGATAAGTTCCTGCACTGTGCCAGGCCATACGTATAAAGAATGGTCCGTAATGCCCGTAATCGGCCGGCCACCATTCCTGGGAATCTTCCATAAGCTCAAAAATATCTTTTTTTACAGCTTTTAGATCAAGACTTTTAAATTCTTCAGTATAATTAAAATTTTCGTCCATAGGAGTGGACAAATTGGAGTGTTGTCTTAAAATTGATAAGTTTAATTGGTTAGGCCACCAGTCGCGGTTGGAGGTTCCGCTACCTGCAGTTTTATCGAGTGCTCCACCCATAAAAGGACAGCGGCTGGATTCGTTTACTTCCCATACCTTGTGGTTATCGGGGTGATTTCTGTGATCGTTTTTTTCCATAATTAGGAGAGTTTTAAAGGATTAATAGGATAAAATTACTATAATTATTTCTTATGGAATTTTATTTTTAATATTAAATAACTATAGTGGTTAAGTAAAAACTATAATATAAGAAAAATGAAGAACAATTCTTCTCCTAAATTAAATCCACTTCAGCTTTTGCAAGCGGAATTTATAAACTCGTTACGGCACGCACTATTTCAATGTATTTCCCAACTTTATATTTCTTTAACTTTTAGCGCTAAAAAGCTAATATTAAGCAAAATAACAGTCGGTTAACAATTTCTGATTAATGGAATGGCTACTTTAATAAGGAAACCAAAAAATAAAGAAGAAATGAAAACACTAACTAACAATTTCTACAAACCATTATTTGTAATGGCACTTTTGCTTTTTGCAAGTTGTGGTAGTATGCAAAATACGGAAGACGATCTTAGAAGTGATGCTACTGATGCCAGAAACGAAATAAGGCAGAATCACGCTAACGCCACTGAATTGCTTAATACTTCTGCCGGTTATGCTATTTTTCCAAACGTGGGTAAAGGAGCCTATGTAATTGGAGGCGCATCTGGTAATGGTGTTGTTTACCAAAACAATAACATAGTAGGATATGCAGATCTTAAACAGGTAGACATAGGCTTGCAGGCGGGAGGAAAAGCATTTATTGAAGTACTTTTCTTTGAAACAGATGCCGACCTTGAAAGATTTAAAAAAGGTGATTACGAGCTTTCGGCAAATGCGTCTGCCGTAATATTGGATAAAGGAGCATCTCAAAGTATTGATTTTCAAGACGGAGTTGCCGTAGTTACCATTCCAAAAGGTGGTGCAATGGCAGGAGTTTCAGTTGGAGGTCAACGTTTTTCTTTTCAACCTCGATAGAAACTGAATATTTGAATTAGTAAAGCGGCTCTAAAGGCCGCTTTTTTTAGTTCTAAACTTGAAAACTCAATATTTTAAAAGTGCCTGGATTACCAAAAGTTTTGAGCGAGTTCCCAACCTGATTAATTTAGCTTAAGAAATCCTCTTATCTTTGTTGAAAGAATCCTTTTGAGATGGTACCAGAAAGTATTTCTGTAGAAGAGAAGTTGCAAGAGCGAATTAAAGAACTCTCCTGTCTTTATGAGGTTTCATCAGCCCTAAGAGAGTTTGATGGTTCCTATGAAGCTACTTTAGAATCTATTGTGCAAATTCTAAAAAATGCCTG is a window of Salegentibacter salegens DNA encoding:
- the katG gene encoding catalase/peroxidase HPI — translated: MEKNDHRNHPDNHKVWEVNESSRCPFMGGALDKTAGSGTSNRDWWPNQLNLSILRQHSNLSTPMDENFNYTEEFKSLDLKAVKKDIFELMEDSQEWWPADYGHYGPFFIRMAWHSAGTYRIGDGRGGASSGSQRFTPLNSWPDNANLDKARLLLWPIKQKYGRKISWADLMILTGNCALESMGLETFGFGGGREDIWEPEEDIYWGSEGEWLGNKERYSENNELESPLGASHMGLIYVNPEGPNGNPNPIGAAKDIRETFGRMAMNDYETVALIAGGHTFGKTHGAGDAEQYVGAEPAGSAIEEMGLGWKNTMGKGNAENTITSGIEGAWTQTPTKWSNSFFDNLFKYDWECVKGPGGAYQWKPKNNAGTGTIPDAHDPSKSHAPFMLTTDLALKEDAAYEKISRNFYENPEEFAEAFSKAWYKLTHRDMGPLSRYLGPEVPSEELIWQDPVPKVDHEIINDKDVAEFKKKILASGLTISQLVATAWGSASTFRNSDKRGGANGARIRLEPQRHWEVNNPQQLQKVITKLKSIQKEFNNAQSGNKKVSIADLIVLGGCVAIKKAAADAGFDIGVPFTPGRTDATAEQTDVEAFEPLEPNADGFRNYARNRDNISASAEEMLVDRAQLLSLTPPEMTVLVGGMRVLNTNFDDSKHGVFTNRPGQLTNDFFKNILDMRTTWKATSDSQTEFEGSDRSTNEVKWTGTRVDLIFGSNSELRALAEVYGCDDSQEKFVTDFVKAWDKVMNLDRFDV
- a CDS encoding lipid-binding SYLF domain-containing protein; amino-acid sequence: MKTLTNNFYKPLFVMALLLFASCGSMQNTEDDLRSDATDARNEIRQNHANATELLNTSAGYAIFPNVGKGAYVIGGASGNGVVYQNNNIVGYADLKQVDIGLQAGGKAFIEVLFFETDADLERFKKGDYELSANASAVILDKGASQSIDFQDGVAVVTIPKGGAMAGVSVGGQRFSFQPR